In a single window of the Methylococcus sp. Mc7 genome:
- a CDS encoding bifunctional UDP-sugar hydrolase/5'-nucleotidase yields MTHHIIVRILAASTLSGASLISAARLYAAPDPTVASDGKPAIAVKIIAINDFHGNLRPPGDLMLNGAPVSAGGAAHLAGHVRELRAANPDNVLVSAGDLIGASPLISANFQDEPTIEAMNLLGLDFNAVGNHEFDEGRDELLRMQRGGCHPRLERAGRSCREKGLSPMIRSKVGRKFKGADFRFLAANVFDRKSGGTLFPVYGVKQFHGRKIGFIGLTLKDTPKLVKPSGVKDLEFRDEADTVNALVPVLRSQGIEAIVVLIHEGGHPGGGPDGCAGISGPIAGIVRRLDPEVDLVVSGHTHETYACRLPNAAGEPVLVTSAHDYGRLVSDIDLVLDAKTGEVISTAARNLVVSRDIRPEPLLTRLVEDYGRLSRPIEERIVGRITATFSRTPNEAGESALGDLIADAQLEATRSRRYGGAAIAFMNSGGMRADFSYAPGKKGRVSYREAFDVQPFGGTLVTMTLTGAQIEQLLEQQFPGCPNGQPANRILQVSAGFEYAWNAGGKACDKVDPASIRLGGKPIAAGKIYRIVTNDFLADGGDGFTMFTQGANRMAALLELSALERYFGRHSPLTPGTPRRIIRLP; encoded by the coding sequence GTGACTCATCACATCATAGTACGGATATTGGCGGCCTCCACCCTGTCCGGCGCGTCCCTCATATCTGCCGCCCGTCTCTACGCGGCGCCTGATCCCACGGTTGCATCAGACGGCAAGCCGGCCATCGCAGTCAAGATCATCGCGATCAACGATTTCCACGGCAACCTGCGCCCACCCGGCGACCTCATGCTGAACGGCGCCCCCGTCAGCGCCGGCGGGGCGGCTCATCTCGCTGGCCACGTCCGCGAGCTCCGGGCCGCCAATCCGGACAACGTCCTGGTTTCCGCCGGTGACCTGATCGGCGCCAGCCCCCTCATTTCCGCCAATTTCCAGGACGAGCCCACCATCGAGGCCATGAATCTGCTCGGCCTGGACTTCAACGCGGTGGGGAACCACGAATTCGACGAAGGCCGCGACGAACTTCTGCGCATGCAGCGGGGAGGATGCCACCCCCGGCTGGAAAGAGCGGGCCGGTCGTGCCGGGAAAAGGGACTCAGCCCCATGATCCGCTCGAAAGTCGGCAGGAAATTCAAAGGCGCCGATTTCCGCTTCCTGGCCGCCAACGTCTTCGACCGGAAGAGCGGCGGGACGCTGTTCCCGGTCTATGGCGTCAAGCAGTTCCACGGCCGGAAAATCGGCTTCATCGGCCTGACCCTGAAAGACACGCCGAAGCTGGTCAAGCCGAGCGGCGTCAAAGACCTCGAATTTCGCGACGAGGCCGACACCGTCAACGCCCTGGTTCCCGTCCTGCGCTCCCAGGGAATCGAAGCCATCGTCGTGCTGATCCACGAAGGGGGACATCCCGGCGGCGGCCCCGACGGCTGCGCCGGCATCTCCGGACCGATCGCCGGCATCGTGCGCCGGCTCGACCCGGAAGTCGACCTGGTCGTCAGCGGCCACACCCATGAGACGTATGCCTGCCGCCTGCCCAACGCCGCCGGCGAACCGGTGCTCGTCACCAGCGCCCACGACTACGGCCGCCTGGTCAGCGACATCGACCTGGTGCTGGACGCGAAGACCGGCGAGGTGATTTCGACGGCGGCGCGCAACCTGGTGGTAAGCCGCGATATCCGGCCGGAGCCGCTGCTGACCCGGCTGGTCGAAGACTATGGCCGGCTTTCCCGGCCGATCGAGGAACGGATCGTCGGCCGCATCACCGCGACCTTCAGCCGGACGCCCAACGAAGCCGGCGAATCCGCCCTGGGGGACCTCATCGCCGACGCCCAGTTGGAAGCGACGCGCAGCCGCAGATACGGCGGCGCCGCCATCGCCTTCATGAACAGCGGCGGCATGCGGGCGGATTTCTCCTACGCCCCGGGAAAGAAAGGACGGGTGAGCTACCGCGAGGCGTTCGACGTCCAGCCGTTCGGCGGCACGCTGGTCACGATGACGTTGACGGGCGCGCAGATCGAGCAGCTCCTGGAGCAGCAGTTCCCGGGCTGCCCGAACGGCCAGCCGGCCAACCGGATTCTGCAGGTCTCCGCCGGTTTCGAATACGCGTGGAACGCCGGCGGAAAAGCCTGCGACAAGGTCGATCCGGCGTCCATCAGGCTCGGCGGCAAACCGATCGCCGCCGGGAAGATCTACCGGATCGTCACCAACGATTTCCTGGCCGACGGCGGCGACGGCTTCACAATGTTCACCCAGGGCGCGAACCGCATGGCCGCCCTACTGGAACTGTCGGCGCTGGAGCGCTATTTCGGCCGGCACTCGCCGCTGACACCGGGGACGCCCCGCCGGATCATCCGTCTTCCCTGA
- a CDS encoding cation-translocating P-type ATPase: protein MNTMEKNLYAADTIMSSRPSGETRVSVLRMPAPGRLRVKVVGLYRCDDMQRALEALPSEAQALRMVSANPVTGNALVVFDPQCPLAAVLTALERCALIHGAPFPVPRSRPVSGRSSAEPKRGRGKRPAAAPRPKLAAVVGDTVRSKESWHTLDAEDVLSRLSANRDGLSSAVAADRLLQYGHNVLTEIKPRSAVAMFLEQFASPPVALLGLSAAVSIATGGMADAVVIVGVVLINAVIGYVTEAQAQKTIDALGKIGPTQALVMRDGVKRSVALEDVVPGDILVLSPGSYIAADARLLGSNQLTVDESALTGESLPVSKRHAFVGTKDTPLGDRKNMLHMGTIVTGGSGQAIVVATGRHTEIGLIQSLVGEVKTPETPLQRQLDEMGKQLALASSGICVFVFGLGVLRGAPALQMLKTAISLAVAAVPEGLPTVATSTLALGIREMKKRHVLVRQLPSVESLGSVQTLCLDKTGTLTENCMRVVSLKTPDQDIGLSPSGEFRSNGQTVRPAEAEDLRRLMQVVCLCSEVQLNGDSCRAVLPGTLRANVNPLPADLSGRPGLDGSPTEMALVEMAIHSGEDVAALRRSLPLVKTVHRAEGRPYMLTVHDTGGEEHLIAVKGSPTHVLALCDRRMEGGVPVPLDEDARAAIVEQNELMAGQALRVLGMAYGYSRETSTAAISEKLIWLGMVGMEDTMRPGMAELMAQFHDAGIDTVMITGDQSATAFAFGSRLNLNYKKPLEIVDSTNLDELDPDVLKGIVRDTTVFARVAPAQKLRIVQALQANGRVVAMTGDGINDGPALKASDVGVALGNGSDVARSVADVVLEDDNLHTMITAVQQGRTIYRNIRKSLAYLLSGNLAEIEVMVVATAIGAGEALNPMQLLWINLVTDILPAVGLSLEPPESDVLKEKPRDPKEKIFRREDLLRLLRQSLVVSAGTLGVYGYSLARYGLGPAASTNAFLTLTVGQMFHAVSCRSERTTVLDKRAGNPVLVSGVAATVALQAFAAVFPPLRGLLRLTPISPADWAAIAAGSVLPFVANEAIKLLPSKEPESENRA, encoded by the coding sequence ATGAACACAATGGAAAAGAACCTCTATGCGGCCGATACGATCATGAGCTCCCGGCCTTCCGGCGAGACTCGGGTCAGCGTGCTGCGGATGCCCGCTCCCGGCCGGCTGCGCGTCAAGGTGGTGGGCCTGTACCGCTGCGACGACATGCAGCGGGCGCTCGAAGCCTTGCCGTCGGAAGCGCAGGCGCTGCGCATGGTCAGCGCCAATCCGGTCACGGGCAATGCCCTGGTCGTCTTCGATCCGCAATGCCCTCTGGCCGCGGTGCTCACAGCGCTGGAACGATGCGCGCTGATTCATGGCGCGCCTTTTCCCGTCCCCAGGTCCAGGCCGGTATCGGGCCGGAGCTCGGCCGAGCCGAAGCGCGGACGGGGCAAGCGCCCCGCCGCCGCCCCTCGTCCTAAGCTGGCCGCCGTCGTCGGGGACACCGTAAGAAGCAAGGAGAGCTGGCATACCCTGGACGCCGAGGACGTGCTTTCCCGTCTGTCGGCGAACCGGGACGGCCTCAGTTCCGCCGTGGCCGCGGACAGGCTGCTGCAGTATGGGCACAACGTGCTGACCGAGATCAAGCCGCGTTCGGCGGTGGCGATGTTCCTGGAGCAGTTCGCCAGCCCCCCCGTCGCCCTGCTGGGGCTTTCCGCCGCCGTATCCATCGCCACCGGCGGCATGGCCGATGCGGTGGTGATCGTCGGCGTGGTGCTGATCAACGCCGTGATCGGCTACGTGACGGAGGCACAGGCGCAGAAGACGATCGACGCCCTGGGCAAGATCGGCCCGACCCAGGCCCTCGTCATGCGCGACGGCGTCAAGCGGTCGGTGGCCCTGGAAGACGTGGTGCCCGGCGACATCCTGGTGCTCTCGCCCGGCTCCTACATCGCCGCGGACGCCCGCCTGCTGGGGAGCAACCAGCTAACCGTCGACGAATCGGCACTGACGGGCGAGAGCCTGCCGGTGAGCAAGCGCCATGCCTTCGTCGGCACCAAGGACACGCCCCTGGGCGACCGCAAGAACATGTTGCACATGGGCACCATCGTGACGGGGGGGAGCGGCCAGGCGATCGTGGTGGCGACAGGCCGCCACACCGAGATCGGCCTGATCCAGTCCCTCGTGGGCGAGGTGAAAACGCCGGAAACCCCTTTGCAGCGCCAGCTCGACGAAATGGGCAAGCAGCTCGCGCTGGCCTCCAGCGGTATCTGCGTGTTCGTGTTCGGGTTGGGCGTCCTGCGCGGCGCTCCGGCGCTGCAGATGCTGAAGACGGCGATTTCGCTGGCGGTGGCCGCCGTTCCCGAAGGCTTGCCCACGGTGGCGACGTCCACGCTGGCGCTCGGCATCCGCGAAATGAAGAAGCGCCACGTCCTGGTCCGTCAACTGCCTTCGGTGGAAAGTTTGGGCTCGGTGCAGACGCTGTGCCTGGACAAGACCGGCACGCTGACCGAGAACTGCATGCGGGTCGTCAGCCTCAAGACGCCAGACCAGGACATCGGCTTGTCTCCTTCGGGCGAATTCCGCTCGAACGGGCAGACGGTCCGGCCCGCCGAGGCCGAAGACCTGCGGCGCCTGATGCAGGTGGTGTGCCTGTGCAGCGAGGTGCAGCTCAACGGCGATTCGTGCCGGGCTGTCCTGCCCGGCACCCTTCGGGCAAATGTAAATCCGCTCCCGGCGGATTTGTCTGGCCGGCCGGGCCTGGATGGCTCGCCGACGGAAATGGCGCTGGTGGAGATGGCGATACACTCCGGCGAGGACGTCGCGGCCTTGCGCCGGAGCCTGCCGCTGGTCAAGACCGTGCACCGGGCCGAAGGGCGGCCTTACATGCTGACCGTCCACGACACCGGCGGCGAGGAGCACCTGATCGCGGTCAAGGGCAGTCCCACTCACGTGTTGGCGCTGTGCGACCGGCGCATGGAAGGCGGGGTGCCGGTGCCGCTCGACGAGGACGCGCGGGCGGCCATCGTGGAGCAGAATGAACTCATGGCCGGCCAGGCGCTGCGGGTGCTGGGAATGGCCTACGGCTATTCCAGGGAGACCTCGACCGCGGCGATTTCCGAAAAGCTCATCTGGCTCGGCATGGTGGGCATGGAGGACACCATGCGGCCGGGCATGGCCGAGCTGATGGCCCAGTTCCACGACGCCGGCATCGATACCGTGATGATCACCGGCGATCAGAGCGCCACCGCTTTCGCCTTCGGTTCGCGGCTCAATCTCAACTACAAGAAGCCGCTGGAAATCGTCGATTCGACCAACCTCGACGAGCTCGACCCGGACGTGCTGAAGGGCATCGTGCGCGACACCACGGTGTTCGCGCGGGTGGCGCCTGCGCAGAAGCTCCGCATCGTCCAGGCCCTGCAGGCCAACGGCCGGGTGGTCGCCATGACCGGCGACGGGATCAACGACGGCCCCGCCCTGAAGGCGTCCGACGTCGGCGTCGCGCTGGGCAACGGCAGCGACGTGGCGCGCTCCGTCGCCGACGTGGTGCTGGAGGACGACAACCTGCACACCATGATCACCGCGGTGCAGCAGGGCCGGACGATCTACCGCAACATCCGCAAGAGCCTGGCGTACCTGCTCAGCGGCAACCTCGCCGAGATCGAGGTCATGGTGGTCGCGACGGCGATCGGCGCCGGCGAAGCCCTGAATCCGATGCAGCTCTTGTGGATCAACCTCGTCACGGATATCTTGCCGGCCGTCGGCCTGTCCCTGGAGCCGCCGGAGAGCGACGTGCTCAAGGAGAAGCCGCGCGATCCGAAGGAAAAGATCTTCCGGCGCGAGGATTTGCTCCGGCTGCTGCGCCAGTCCCTGGTGGTCTCGGCCGGCACGCTCGGCGTCTACGGCTACAGCCTGGCCCGCTACGGCCTGGGGCCCGCGGCTTCGACGAATGCCTTTCTGACGCTGACCGTGGGACAGATGTTTCACGCCGTCAGTTGCCGGTCCGAGCGGACGACCGTGCTGGATAAAAGGGCGGGCAACCCGGTGCTGGTGTCCGGCGTCGCCGCGACCGTGGCGCTGCAGGCATTCGCGGCGGTGTTCCCGCCGCTGCGGGGCTTGTTGCGGCTGACGCCGATCAGCCCGGCGGACTGGGCGGCGATCGCGGCCGGCTCGGTGTTGCCGTTCGTGGCCAATGAAGCCATCAAACTGCTCCCTTCCAAGGAACCCGAAAGCGAGAACCGTGCATGA
- the metK gene encoding methionine adenosyltransferase, protein MKKTFLFTSEAVTEGHPDCVCDIISDAVVDRFLQQDPYARIVTECALSKSVIFLAARFASTAVVDIPELARRTIEDIGYHPEEFSAPESTVVTSFIVQSLEGRAERDEAEMTDKELDKLTVKNQVTQFGFACSQTPELLPLPIVLARRLARQLTGARRRGEVPYLSPDCTTQVGVEFDKGKPARIHSITLIAGTHGVPDLGVEELRGDLDKWVIAPAFEGEAVRPDENTEIFVNPRGMLHRSGPAAHSGMTGRKSASDTYGGYARHSGSALSGKGPLRIDRVAAYAARHAAKNVVAAGLAEECEVQLSYTIGQARPVSVQVSTFGTGSVGEDVIKQRLEKRFDFRLGAIVRDFNLRRLPSEYRGSFYRMLPAYGHFGASFTALPWERTDKADLLAGD, encoded by the coding sequence ATGAAAAAGACATTCCTCTTCACGTCCGAGGCAGTGACCGAGGGCCATCCGGACTGCGTGTGCGACATCATCAGCGACGCGGTGGTCGACCGGTTCCTGCAGCAGGATCCTTACGCCCGGATCGTGACCGAGTGCGCCTTGTCGAAGAGCGTCATCTTCCTGGCGGCGCGCTTCGCTTCGACCGCGGTGGTGGACATCCCCGAGCTGGCGCGGCGCACCATCGAGGACATCGGCTACCATCCGGAGGAATTCTCCGCGCCGGAGTCCACCGTGGTGACCAGCTTCATCGTGCAGTCGCTGGAAGGTCGCGCCGAGCGCGACGAGGCGGAAATGACCGACAAGGAACTGGATAAGCTCACCGTCAAGAACCAGGTGACCCAGTTCGGTTTCGCCTGCAGCCAGACGCCCGAGCTGCTGCCGCTGCCCATCGTGCTGGCCCGCCGCCTGGCGCGGCAGTTGACCGGAGCCAGGCGGCGCGGCGAGGTGCCCTATCTTTCCCCGGACTGCACGACCCAGGTCGGCGTCGAATTCGACAAGGGCAAGCCGGCGCGCATCCACAGCATCACCCTGATCGCGGGCACCCACGGCGTGCCGGATCTGGGGGTGGAGGAACTGCGCGGCGATCTCGACAAATGGGTGATCGCGCCGGCGTTCGAAGGCGAGGCGGTGCGGCCCGACGAGAACACCGAAATCTTCGTCAACCCGCGCGGCATGCTGCACCGCAGCGGCCCGGCGGCGCATTCCGGGATGACCGGACGCAAGAGCGCGAGCGACACCTACGGCGGCTATGCCCGCCATTCCGGTTCGGCCCTGAGCGGCAAGGGGCCGCTGCGGATCGACCGGGTGGCCGCCTATGCCGCCCGCCATGCGGCGAAGAACGTGGTTGCGGCGGGGCTGGCCGAGGAGTGCGAGGTCCAGCTCAGTTACACCATAGGCCAGGCCCGCCCGGTGAGCGTGCAGGTATCGACTTTCGGCACCGGCAGCGTGGGCGAGGACGTCATCAAGCAGCGTCTGGAGAAGCGCTTCGATTTCCGGCTGGGCGCCATCGTCCGTGATTTCAATCTGCGGCGGCTGCCTTCCGAGTACCGGGGCAGCTTCTACCGCATGCTGCCGGCCTACGGCCATTTCGGGGCTTCTTTCACCGCCCTGCCGTGGGAGCGGACGGACAAGGCGGATCTGCTGGCGGGCGACTGA